In Nicotiana tabacum cultivar K326 chromosome 11, ASM71507v2, whole genome shotgun sequence, a single window of DNA contains:
- the LOC142165905 gene encoding uncharacterized protein LOC142165905, whose amino-acid sequence MTEMHQSRYSVHPGSTKMYHDLRQLYWWNDMKKDIATFVAQCPNCQQVKAEHQKPGGLLQNIKIPAWKWESINMDFITGLPNSRRKFISIWYHAGIQMAPYEALYGRKCRSPIGWFDVGETKLLGPELVQQAVEKIVQRIGRVAYKLDLPPELEAIHPVFHISMLWKFLGDPSCISPIEDIEISENLSYEEIPVAILVRQIRKLRTKEVASVKVLWRSNNVEEMTWEAEEDMKSRYPHLFESSRDMLETNMAGVAHISTSDS is encoded by the exons ATGACAGAGATGCACCAGTCTCGATACTCAGTTCATCCTGGTTCaaccaaaatgtatcatgatcttcgtCAGCTATACTGGTGGAACgacatgaagaaagatatagccaCATTTGTGGCTCAGTGTCCCAACTGCCAGCAGGTTAAAGCTGAACACCAGAAACCTGGAGGGCTACTTCAAAATATTAAGATTCCAGCTTGGAAATGGGAatcgattaatatggatttcattacAGGATTGCCCAATTCTCGCCGTAAGTTCATTTCTATTTGG taTCACGCCGGTATCCAGATGGCaccttatgaggcattatatgggaggaaATGCAGATCTCCTATTGGCTGGTTTGATGTTGGCGAGACAAAGTTGCTAGGACCTGAATTGGTACAGCAAGCtgtagaaaag ATTGTTCAGAGAATTGGGCGAGTAGCCTACAAACTTGACCTGCCACCAGAATTAGAAGCAATCCATCCGGTATTTCACATTTCCATGCTTTGGAAATTCTTAGGTGATCCTTCTTGCATCAGCCCTATTGAGGATATTGAAATTTCCGAGAacttgtcatatgaagaaataccTGTTGCCATTCTTGTCCGTCAAATTCGTAAGCTACGGACTAAAGAGGTAGCCTCagtaaaagtactttggaggagcAATAATGTAGAGGAAATGacatgggaggccgaggaggacatgaagTCCAGATACCCTCATTTATTTGAGTCTTCACGTGATATGCTTGAGACaaatatggcaggtgttgcacaTATATCAACCAGTGACAGTTGA